The Pleuronectes platessa chromosome 22, fPlePla1.1, whole genome shotgun sequence region CTCTTTAAACATTAATACTTGTTGCATAACAGTCAACATTTTTAACAGCCAACAAAGTTACATCAACATTTCGTACAAGATCAAATCTTGTCTCTCACACAAGGCCAAATCCTGTTTGGCAAGAGCAAATACAGGCCTGAATGTCACTTTCAAAAGATTTATAATCTTTGTAATGCCCTGGGATGCGTAAGGTCTCGAAGCAGGTGGAGGCTGTGGGGTATCGGCCCATGACTACCTCTACAGAGGGTCTCATTGGTAGAATCTCCCACCCGGTCCAGAATTTGACCAGATTAGTCAATTCAGTTGGTGTTGCTATGGAGgagatgaaaaaattattgaacgatgaacaaatcaaatgacaaaaaaatatataatttgacTTTACTTATCATTAGGGTAAATGACAGAGCCTGGCATTAACAGCCTATACGCAATAGAAGAGAAGTCTAACTCTTAAGATAAGTTGttaaaataaaagtcatttttAGAATGAGACCAGTTAGACTACTGACTATTGAGCTAAAAACAGCAAAatgacaatattaaaaaaatccacCCACAATGTGCATATTGAACATTTAAACAGCCAAGTAGCcactttcaaatgtattttgtaaACCTACCATTCACAATGAACTGTTGAAGATAGCCTGTCATGCGGCATCTGGTGTCAACTGAATAATCggcatcatcatcgtcatcctcACAGGGCCAAATGATTCGCTGAAGAAGTACCTGCATTGAAAATAACATAAGAGAGCACTGAATCATTTTTCTATTAAGGGTTCCCACACATTTTCCCCAATGAATTTTCAAAATTTTCCAtgaaatttaaataatgttttatccCATTTCCATTActttatttaagtatttaaaaataggcAGGCCTATACATCCATCAAAGGGTGCAATAATGAGACTGTTACTccgggagaaagaggaggagaggaggacaaacaaccaaaacagtatacataaaaaaagttttgaaaaccATTCCAGTAATTCCAAACTATTTCCAGGCCTTAAAAATAGTGTTCTAATTTTATGACTTTTCCATGAGTTTCATGTTTATGAGAAActtgtacatctttatcatcaTTGTATTGCATATCACTTTTGTAGGTTTTGATGATACATCAGTAGTTGGTACTTTTGGAAAGTTGATGATTCAGGGAAAGGGAATAGTATGTAGGAACACATAAATATTAAGAACAAGCTTGAACATGGACCATAATAGATGCTGACCAGGTATGAACTGTAATTGGCAATGGCATAGTAAGAAAAAATTACAAACATTACAAGATCAGAGTAATAAAAAATTACCTCAGGGCTGATATTCGCACCTCCCTCTTTTGGGAGAAGCAAGGCCACTGTGTCAGGTCGTTGGGTCAGCATTGTCCACATTGAGGTTTCTTTAAGACCTCGTCgaaactgttttatttgtcttgtgACACGGCCGATCACCTGTTAATAGTAACATGACAAAGGGTATATCCCATAACATTACTCATCCTAAAGCAATCTCAGagtaaaatattagaaaaacattattttcaagaaaataataacatttaaattcatctgtTATGTTTATATCCACTAGTGAATAAAGTTATATGATACTGTCCTCATGCTCACTGATAAACCTAATTTGCATTTATTACTGACCATCCACCAACTATTATGTTTCCAGGAAAATAACTTGTCACATACATTTTACAACATCATCCATGACAGTTTGTTTCCTTGCAAATGAATCAGAAAAAGTGAGCAACTAACTTTGTCAGACAGATAAATTTAGCAATGTGCATATTACTcagatgataaaaacaaacaaacttgtaACTTTTGGAAGCACACATTTCTTAAATTTTCACTCACAGCATGGATCAGAAGCTTCTCAAAAATCCATCTCCTGTTCTTCTCGGTAAGGGATGGGAGGTCCCAGGCATAGGCCAATTCCTGGACACTTCCTGCATCCTTCTCTGACAGTGTGGATTCCCCTTCAAGCTTTAGACAAGAGGCAAAATAAGTTGTTAggcgattaaaaaaaaaaagttgagtaATGCCAGGTACAATGTGCAGTATGAGTTGGCCAAATATAAGCATCACTCATCAAGGACAATGGATACACAATGCACAGTGCACTGTTCATAaaatataacatcaaataaataactttatttgtataacatACAAGCCTGATCGTTTCTCTTATGTCCAGGTCTG contains the following coding sequences:
- the LOC128428753 gene encoding G2/M phase-specific E3 ubiquitin-protein ligase isoform X3; this encodes MHKMESPLLLSMDLRRSPAEQDMALISFYKQPNVEWGRPLNSRLEGDTAIGQGVTRFFFSTCIEKLKSGFCIHFANANVTRLFEGEPGHLVPSASHFLVESDMFMVAGRMVGHSFLHGGPCLAGLSPAIVHVLLGGSPETATVTLEDCPDLDIRETIRLLEGESTLSEKDAGSVQELAYAWDLPSLTEKNRRWIFEKLLIHAVIGRVTRQIKQFRRGLKETSMWTMLTQRPDTVALLLPKEGGANISPEVLLQRIIWPCEDDDDDADYSVDTRCRMTGYLQQFIVNATPTELTNLVKFWTGWEILPMRPSVEVVMGRYPTASTCFETLRIPGHYKDYKSFESDIQACICSCQTGFGLV
- the LOC128428753 gene encoding G2/M phase-specific E3 ubiquitin-protein ligase isoform X1, with the protein product MDTRALGWLTTSDPTKAISQCVDNYLRMHKMESPLLLSMDLRRSPAEQDMALISFYKQPNVEWGRPLNSRLEGDTAIGQGVTRFFFSTCIEKLKSGFCIHFANANVTRLFEGEPGHLVPSASHFLVESDMFMVAGRMVGHSFLHGGPCLAGLSPAIVHVLLGGSPETATVTLEDCPDLDIRETIRLLEGESTLSEKDAGSVQELAYAWDLPSLTEKNRRWIFEKLLIHAVIGRVTRQIKQFRRGLKETSMWTMLTQRPDTVALLLPKEGGANISPEVLLQRIIWPCEDDDDDADYSVDTRCRMTGYLQQFIVNATPTELTNLVKFWTGWEILPMRPSVEVVMGRYPTASTCFETLRIPGHYKDYKSFESDIQACICSCQTGFGLV
- the LOC128428753 gene encoding G2/M phase-specific E3 ubiquitin-protein ligase isoform X2; this encodes MPGWLTTSDPTKAISQCVDNYLRMHKMESPLLLSMDLRRSPAEQDMALISFYKQPNVEWGRPLNSRLEGDTAIGQGVTRFFFSTCIEKLKSGFCIHFANANVTRLFEGEPGHLVPSASHFLVESDMFMVAGRMVGHSFLHGGPCLAGLSPAIVHVLLGGSPETATVTLEDCPDLDIRETIRLLEGESTLSEKDAGSVQELAYAWDLPSLTEKNRRWIFEKLLIHAVIGRVTRQIKQFRRGLKETSMWTMLTQRPDTVALLLPKEGGANISPEVLLQRIIWPCEDDDDDADYSVDTRCRMTGYLQQFIVNATPTELTNLVKFWTGWEILPMRPSVEVVMGRYPTASTCFETLRIPGHYKDYKSFESDIQACICSCQTGFGLV